A genomic region of Fusarium oxysporum Fo47 chromosome VI, complete sequence contains the following coding sequences:
- a CDS encoding BCS1 N terminal-domain-containing protein, with translation MEDQQDSIMSQGLFIGLLEMIFPGMTYLPYFAAFAFLIKYALESWSESITARFISTVEIHAQDETYNYLMNWVSRNNISQDNYRLQASAALNNSSFTWSDEQDDKPDVDDDEENDPVGRQINEMRSKSSTSLNNAKPLYWTPAFGTHFFRYEGRMLAFTRSLEGTNYTSTPRQPEKLAISCLGRDATVLKRLLYNARVDFSEKQKGKTGIFRATKLYSEDEMSWTRCMSKATRPMSTIALDEHLKNKLIKDLRRYLDRQTKHWYATRGIPYRRGYLFSGPPGTGKTSLTLAAAGLMGLDIYMVNLNSPRINEDSLASLFQKLPYTCMVLLEDIDATGLAQRRGADTATMGSRGRKKKSAERLSLSGLLNIIDGAAAQEGRVLVMTSNHTENIDPALIRPGRIDFTINFQLATSEAAEALFTQMFDAPDVDHESEKKAVKSLQEQAREFKAKIPNLSLSPAAIQGFLLTHQEDPDGALAAVDEWVQDALKQKDVVVEEAPESEKEFTDSEEDEDSDGGSDTSYRK, from the coding sequence ATGGAAGACCAACAAGACAGCATCATGAGCCAAGGCCTCTTCATCGGCCTCCTGGAGATGATATTTCCTGGCATGACATATCTCCCCTATTTCGCCGCCTTCGCCTTCCTAATCAAATATGCTCTCGAATCTTGGTCCGAATCCATCACCGCGCGCTTCATCTCCACCGTCGAAATTCACGCCCAGGATGAAACGTACAACTATCTTATGAACTGGGTCTCCCGAAACAACATATCCCAGGATAACTATCGCCTCCAAGCTTCCGCTGCACTGAATAACTCCTCTTTCACCTGGTCAGATGAGCAGGATGACAAGCctgatgtcgatgatgacgaggaaaaTGATCCTGTGGGCAGACAGATCAATGAGATGAGGTCCAAATCATCGACATCACTGAATAATGCTAAACCACTGTACTGGACGCCTGCTTTTGGTACTCATTTCTTTAGGTATGAGGGCCGCATGTTGGCGTTTACCAGATCGCTTGAGGGTACAAACTATACGTCTACACCGCGGCAGCCTGAGAAACTGGCTATATCCTGCCTTGGCCGGGACGCCACTGTTCTCAAACGGCTGCTGTATAACGCTCGTGTCGACTTTTCTGAGAAGCAAAAAGGAAAGACTGGTATTTTCCGCGCGACCAAGCTCTAcagtgaagatgagatgTCTTGGACTCGATGCATGTCGAAAGCAACAAGACCTATGTCTACAATCGCCCTGGATGAACATCTCAAgaataaactcatcaaagaccTCCGAAGATATCTAGATCGCCAGACTAAGCATTGGTATGCAACTAGAGGCATCCCGTATCGTCGTGGCTATCTCTTTTCTGGTCCTCCCGGTACTGGTAAAACGAGTCTGACCCTCGCGGCAGCTGGTCTTATGGGTCTGGATATCTACATGGTCAACCTGAATTCCCCGCGTATAAACGAGGATAGTCTTGCATCTCTCTTCCAAAAGCTGCCATATACCTGCATGGTCTTACTGGAGGACATTGACGCTACAGGATTAGCTCAGAGACGTGGTGCAGATACAGCGACTATGGGGTCGCGAGgacgaaagaagaagagtgcAGAACGTCTCTCACTTTCCGGTCTACTAAACATAATCGACGGTGCAGCTGCTCAAGAAGGACGCGTTCTCGTCATGACTTCAAATCACACCGAAAACATTGATCCAGCTCTTATCCGACCAGGCAGAATCGATTTTACCATCAACTTCCAGCTCGCTACATCAGAAGCAGCCGAAGCGCTCTTCACTCAAATGTTCGACGCCCCAGACGTGGACCATGAGTCGGAAAAGAAGGCAGTGAAGTCTCTGCAGGAGCAGGCGAGGGAGTTTAAGGCAAAGATTCCAAATCTTTCTCTTAGTCCCGCAGCTATTCAGGGGTTCTTACTCACGCATCAGGAAGACCCCGATGGTGCCcttgctgctgttgatgagtggGTACAAGATGCTCTGAAGCAGAAGGATGTTGTAGTTGAAGAAGCCCCCGAATCTGAAAAGGAATTCACAGACtctgaagaggatgaggatagTGATGGGGGCTCTGATACTTCATATCGCAAATGA
- a CDS encoding beta-lactamase/transpeptidase-like protein → MPSLSKIAAVAAASFTLIDAKACPPLGAVFAAPQSPSQSTLVKKAGSLLKAGLDAQIGAQFNTSALSIGVKSLHEDEPLFTYQWTPPNPGEGTDKVDEDTVFRIASGSKLFTALAAHISDKIDLQASVLKYLPELNKTAGDDDIFSLKWEDITVGSLASHLSGVGVDMAQDLAIFGSDPWQPFGLPEVPKGEKPNCSGLPKTTPCTRKDLLEQVNLRPPVYAPFTNPIYSNIGHALLGLVIEAAEDMPFEDVIKRDILDVVGMKHTYVDKTPPTDDLFIPEKEPTWNATLAVFDSAGGMFSSVSDMLLLADGILSNKFLTPVQTRKWMKPEANTASWGYQVGGPWEILRGDNITSDGRLIDIYTKSGDLGLYHSQTVLIPDYDIVISIMSGGLEATANPYVTGTILSAVLQNLLPAIEKVGRDDTKEAFAGDYEDKETNSTLSFAMDSGPGLKIKSWQIRGFDVLNNIGNYNFNALESNASTKTPYVDARVYPSNLNKKSQTAWRAVFDRTNSTADAEYDSALFFKDGTCQTWFQQDRMVYDYLPLDLFVFVEGEEGVSEAVRSPAFNVTLTKVRQPAEKKAADDRNAASEMHVGGLGLTLVAVATFMSLFY, encoded by the exons ATGCCCTCTCTTTCAAAAATCGCAGCTGTAGCTGCTGCATCCTTCACCCTCATCGACGCAAAAGCCTGTCCACCCCTCGGCGCCGTCTTCGCAGCACCACAATCCCCCTCCCAAAGCACCCTCGTTAAGAAAGCAGGATCCCTTCTCAAAGCAGGTCTCGATGCTCAAATTGGCGCTCAATTCAACACTTCAGCCCTCTCCATTGGTGTCAAGTCCCTTCATGAGGATGAACCTTTATTTACGTATCAGTGGACACCGCCAAACCCCGGCGAGGGCACTGATAAAGTAGATGAAGATACTGTCTTTCGCATTGCTAGTGGTTCAAAGCTTTTCACGGCTTTGGCGGCGCATATTAGTGATAAGATTGATTTGCAGGCTTCGGTGTTGAAGTATTTGCCCGAGCTGAATAAGACGGCTGGGGATGATGATATCTTTTCGTTGAAGTGGGAGGATATCACTGTTGGATCACTCGCGAGTCATCTTTCAGGTGTTGGCGTTGATA TGGCCCAGGATCTTGCAATCTTCGGTTCCGACCCATGGCAGCCCTTCGGTCTTCCTGAGGTCCCGAAAGGCGAGAAACCTAACTGCTCTGGTCTTCCTAAGACTACTCCTTGTACTAGaaaggatcttcttgagcaggtCAACCTTCGACCTCCGGTTTATGCCCCTTTTACCAACCCTATCTACTCCAACATTGGCCatgctcttcttgggcttgtcattgaagctgctgaggaCATGCCTTTTGAGGATGTTATCAAGCGCGATatccttgatgttgttggtaTGAAGCATACCTATGTCGACAAGACTCCTCCCACGGATGATCTCTTCATTCCTGAAAAGGAGCCTACCTGGAATGCTACTCTCGCTGTCTTTGATTC CGCTGGTGGCATGTTCTCTTCCGTATCTGACATGCTTCTCCTCGCCGATGGTATCCTCAGCAACAAGTTCCTCACCCCCGTTCAAACCCGCAAGTGGATGAAGCCCGAGGCCAACACCGCTTCATGGGGCTACCAAGTCGGTGGTCCTTGGGAGATCCTTCGCGGCGACAACATCACCTCCGATGGCCGTCTTATCGACATCTACACCAAGAGCGGTGATCTCGGTCTCTACCACTCCCAAACCGTCCTTATTCCCGACTACGACATTGTCATCTCCATTATGTCCGGCGGTCTCGAAGCTACTGCAAACCCCTACGTCACCGGCACCATCCTCAGCGCTGTTCTCCAAAACCTCCTTCCCGCTATCGAAAAGGTCGGCCGTGATGATACAAAGGAGGCCTTTGCAGGCGATTACGAGGACAAGGAGACCAACTCAACCCTTTCTTTCGCAATGGACAGCGGTCCCggtctcaagatcaagagcTGGCAGATCCGCGGCTTCGATgtcctcaacaacatcggAAACTACAACTTCAACGCCCTCGAGTCGAACGCCTCCACAAAGACTCCCTACGTCGACGCCCGCGTATATCCCAGcaacctcaacaagaagagtcAAACAGCATGGCGCGCCGTATTCGACCGTACAAACTCTACCGCCGACGCCGAATACGACAGCGCTTTGTTCTTCAAAGATGGAACATGCCAGACCTGGTTTCAGCAAGATCGTATGGTGTACGATTATCTACCGCTTGATCTGTTTGTTTTTGTTGAGGGTGAGGAGGGTGTTAGTGAGGCAGTGAGGAGTCCTGCTTTCAATGTTACTTTGACAAAGGTACGACAACCCgcggagaagaaggcagCGGATGATAGGAATGCTGCTAGTGAGATGCACGTTGGAGGACTTGGTCTTACACTTGTGGCTGTGGCAACGTTTATGAGCTTATTCTATTAG
- a CDS encoding Rtf2 RING-finger-domain-containing protein: protein MGNDGGSIPKRRELVKNAARAPTTSELKATALESLSHAWAHCALSGEFLDVDTLVSDWRGRLYNYEAIIKGLMPSDEPVDVTPASLGIKSLRDVTKLKVSKNGDKWVCPISMKELGPAVKSVYLVPCGHVFADVAMKEIQEKACPECGTEFEQDNIVPLLANSEADIERLEKRIENLKSQGLTHSLKKDKSEKKKKRKGEDVEKEDKAAKDKKSEDARISGINNEFAASLTARVLAEQDERNKRRKLVAESARRETARG, encoded by the coding sequence ATGGGTAACGACGGCGGCTCCATCCCCAAGCGTCGCGAGCTCGTCAAGAATGCGGCGCGCGCTCCTACAACATCCGAGCTAAAAGCGACGGCCCTTGAATCGCTCTCTCACGCCTGGGCTCACTGTGCTCTCAGCGGCGAATTCCTCGACGTCGATACTCTTGTCTCCGACTGGCGCGGCCGTCTGTACAATTACGAAGCGATTATCAAAGGTCTTATGCCCTCTGATGAACCAGTTGACGTCACTCCTGCGAGCCTGGGTATCAAGTCACTACGAGACGTGACCAAGCTGAAGGTATCCAAGAATGGCGACAAGTGGGTGTGCCCCATCTCCATGAAGGAGCTTGGCCCTGCTGTGAAGTCTGTCTACTTGGTACCCTGCGGCCATGTCTTTGCCGATGTAGCTATGAAGGAGATCCAAGAAAAGGCATGTCCAGAGTGCGGTACTGAATTCGAGCAAGACAACATCGTTCCACTTCTTGCAAACTCCGAGGCGGATATCGAGcgattggagaagagaatcGAGAATCTCAAGAGCCAAGGGCTTACACATAGCCTCAAGAAAGACAAGtcggaaaagaagaagaagcgcaagggcGAGGATGTGGAGAAAGAGGACAAGGCTGCGAAGGATAAGAAGTCTGAAGATGCCAGGATAAGTGGTATCAACAATGAATTTGCGGCATCGTTAACGGCAAGAGTATTGGCTGAGCAGGATGAGAGGAATAAGAGAAGAAAGTTGGTGGCAGAGTCTGCGAGACGGGAGACTGCTAGAGGTTGA